Proteins co-encoded in one Nicotiana sylvestris chromosome 7, ASM39365v2, whole genome shotgun sequence genomic window:
- the LOC138873634 gene encoding uncharacterized protein, whose translation MSDMCPTNPESIYYVGQQNRGPPNQHAQYGNSYNTNGRNHPNFSWGGNQQNQNQHRPQGSFNQPQRPPQQIEESTNDFIKKLLIDNQQLRTDFRNLERQIGQLATNKNTRPTGALPSDTEKNPQVNAVTLRNGRELEKVPKKKKDKPIPEGELIPKVTPEPKNAAEIPELVESPRPPPPFPQRLQKKNDDRMFTKFLSMLIQVQLNIPLVDVLREIPKYAKYIKDIVAHKRRLTEFETVALTEECTSRVQSKLPQKLKDPSSFTIPVRIGNIDVGRSL comes from the coding sequence ATGAGTGATATGTGTCCCACAAATCCAGAATCCATCTATTATGTGGGGCAACAAAATAGAGGTCCACCGAATCAGCATGCACAATACGGGAATTCTTACAATACAAATGGGAGGAATCATCCCAACTTCTCATGGGGTGGAAATCAGCAGAATCAGAATCAGCATAGACCCCAAGGGAGTTTCAATCAGCCTCAGAGACCACCccaacaaatagaagaaagtacCAATGATTTTATAAAGAAGttgttgattgacaatcagcAACTCCGGACCGACTTCAGAAATCTTGAGAGGCAAATTGGGCAGTTAGCAACAAATAAAAACACTAGACCTACAGGCGCTCTCCCCAGTGATACAGAAAAGAACCCTCAAGTGAATGCAGTTACACTTAGAAATGGGAGGGAGCTAGAGAAAgttccaaagaaaaagaaagacaagcCCATACCTGAGGGAGAGTTGATCCCTAAAGTGACTCCTGAGCCAAAGAATGCTGCTGAAATTCCAGAGCTAGTGGAGTCcccaaggccaccaccacctttcccccagagattgcagaaaaagaatgatgatcgcatgttcacaaaatttctctctatgttgatcCAGGTTCAATTGAATATCCCACTTGTTGATGTGCTTCGTGAAATTCCAAAGTATgctaagtacataaaagatatagtggctcacaagagaAGATTAACTGAATTTGAGACAGTggcacttactgaggagtgcacttcaagggtccaaagtAAGCTCCCacaaaagcttaaggatcctaGTAGCTTCACGATTCCTGTGCGcattggtaatattgatgtgggtCGTTCTCTTTGA